In Lactuca sativa cultivar Salinas chromosome 5, Lsat_Salinas_v11, whole genome shotgun sequence, the DNA window ATGTTATTGCAAACAACGAATATGAGATTTTCAAGCAATGGAAGTCCAGATAATGTAGGcgttttttgttttttcaaagCTAAAATGTCTGTAGTTTGCGGACCATATCTGTAACCCTCCGCATCAGAAGAGGTGGGCCAAACCTCTGCAAACTGCAATAAGAAGtctttttgttttttaatgtATGTAGACTACTGAAATAAACTAAAATTAACCATAcaacaattaaaaataattcTAAATCAAAATTTATCTAGTTTTATTCATATACAAATCAAATATAAAGATCATCGTGATCATATGATTTTTAAatacatttatataaaataattaaacataataattactaaataataataaataaaattgttaatttaacgAGCAACATGttcattttgttaaatttttCAAGACGATGATTATTTCTTCTGTTAGTTTCAGTAGATTTGATAATTTTAGTGATTAACTTTATAATTTATTAGTATTTGGTTGTAGACAAtgtaacactatatatatatatatatatatatatatatatatatatatatatatatatatatatatatatatatatatatatatatatatatatataatttatcaaACGGTTttgaaattatataaaaaatatatttaaactgTTTATAATATACTtcataatattattaaaaaagtaaacattgttaaaaatataaaacaaatatatgttaaataataTAACTTAAAGTAACATGAAAAATGATTTGAAGAGAAGATCTAGTGTTCGCCATACATTAGTTTTTAAGTCAAATGTCTTTAAAAAATTACTGTAAACGATTTTGCATAGCGTTACTAGaagtgattttttttctttttttttttttctttataaaaaaacaACGCCATAGTTTGAAATAAGGACCATTTCTACAATAATCACCAACTTTGAACCAAAGATGTAATATTCACCAAAGGTGTGGAACCAAACATGTTATTTATTCTATTGagaaataggaaaaaaaaaaaaaaaagtttacatGCTTTAACAAAAGTTTGCAAGAAAATAAATTATGGAAAAGGAAGGTCGGTCCATTTATCAAAACAAAGCAGTGAATAACGTGAGAGTTCGTACAGATCCGTTAATCAAAACAGAGGTAGCTTGAAGCCTTGAACGAGCGAAATTGTTATCGTCTTCGTGCCTGTGAGAAAGGAGAACGAATTTCAGGATGTCGTGTTTGGTTGGATGCTGTGCGTCTTTGACTTGCGGTTTGTGCACATCGGCGGCATCAACAATCACAAAGAAATCAGCTAGGCTCGGCTATTGCGGTCTCTTTGGTCTCTCTTTGATCGTCTCTTGGGTCCTTCGTGAAGTCGGCACTCCTCTTTTGAAGCAAATCCCATGTTAGTTATTCCCTTTCACCTCACACCCGAATTCGTGATTAGGGTTTGTTTGTTTGAATGGTTTCATGAACAATTGAATTGAATTTAGTGATTTCCTTCTCCAGTTTCGTGCTCTTAACTGGTTCAGCTTATGTCCTATCACTTTATTCTCTGAAATTTAAGCTAATTATCAGTAACAATCAAGTTTTTTGTTTTGTGGTTTATAGGGATAAACACTTCCGATACTCTGTCGGATGAATGGTTCCAAATGGAAGCTGTTCTTCGTGTCAGCCTTGGAAATTGCTTGTTTTTCACAATACTTGCTCTTTTGCTGATTGGTGTAAAGGATCAAAACGACACACGTGATGCTTGGCACCATGGTGGATGGATCTTCAAGATTTTGATCTGGGCTTTGCTTATCATTCTCATGTTCTTCCTTCCGAATCCAGTCATATCAGTCTATGGTTAGTTACCCTGGCAATTAGGGCTAATTGCATGAAATAGCTATGCAACTTCATTATTTCATGTTACTTAATATCATTATATGCAAATCTGCTTGCctcaagaaaatgtttagttgatATAAATCAAAACACTTTAAATTTGCAGGATGGATATCAAAGTTTGGAGCAGGGTTCTTCTTACTAGTCCAAGTGATTATATTATTGGATGCTACACATTCATGGAACGATGCTTGGGTTGCCAGAGATGAAcaaaagtggttagttcaagttTCTATGAAAAAGTTATCTTAAAACCTGTTTCTTTGGTtagaaaaattacaaaaaaaccaTTACATTTTTACCTTTTTAATGTATACTTTACTTTTCAGGTTTGTTGCTTTACTTGTGGTATCAATCACTTGCTATATTGCTGCCTTTGCAATTCCAGGAGTGTTGTTTATTTGGTTCAATCCCTCTGGCTATGACTGTGGTCTAAATATCTTCTTTCTTGTCATGACAATGATTCTTTCACTTTCATTTGGCATCATTGCGCTACATCCAGCTGTaagcatttctttttttttttcaaaaaaattgtgATTTGACTTATATCAAAAGTTTATCTTCCAAAACTAACTACAGGTGAATGGTAGTCTTTTACCCGCATCAGTGATCTCAGTTTACTGTGCTTATGTTTGTTACACTGCTCTCTCTGCTGAACCCCGAGATTACGCGTGCAATGGTCTTAACAAATCAAAAGCAGTCACAACAAGTACACTTATTCTTGGCATGCTTACAACTGTTCTTTCGGTTTTATATTCCGCTCTTCGTGCTGGATCTTCTACCACCTTCCTTTCTCCTCCATCTTCTCCAAGAGCAGGTAATATCATATCCTACTTTCATTTTGTTTTATATTCAATGTATAATTCTTCCATTCAGACTCAAATTTTTGACTACAGGCGAAAGAGCATCGCTTCTAGAATCCGATGAACTGGAAGAAGGGAAAAAAGGCAAGAAAGATAGTGAACCGAGGCCCGTGACTTATTCATACATGTTTTTCCATTTGATATTTGCATCAGCGAGTATGTATTCAGCAATGCTTTTATCGGGGTGGAGTAGTTCGGAAAGCTCGGATCTCATTGATGTCGGGTGGACATCGGTTTGGGTTCGTATAGGCACTGAATGGGTCACGGCCGGGCTTTATATTTGGTCCCTACTTGCCCCGCTTATGTTCCCGGATCGTGAGTTTTATTAGATGTTTGTTTGTATGATGGGTTAATGTGGTATGTGGATATGGGGTTTCAACTTAATTTGTTATCATGTAAAAATGTAAATTCGAAGTATTTGGAATAGATATAAGGGGGTGTTTGAGATTGGTTATTTAAAGCAACTTATGTGGTATCATGTGGAAGTTTgaaaaaaaagtgtttggattaggTTATGTTGTATTAAAGTGAAATAAGTTGATAAGTTGTTTTTAGTTTTTGACAATTTCATTGTAGAACGAGTTTGAAATATTGTCTTTCTCATTCCTTCTGAATAAGATCATCGAGTTCCATTTTAGAAATCTTCTATTTCATCCATTAAAAAATTTGGATCAGCTACTTTCATATTTTTGAACAATTTACCCAACTTTGTATCCTTCTGGCGAAAATCCTTTACATACTCGAATAGGAAGTTCTTTGCCTTCGATTAACATCTTTTGCTTTGCACTTGATTTGGTAGCAAGAATCTCAGAAAAAGTTCTAATATCTCTCGGGTTCATCTTTGGGGAATATGTCTATGTGAAAGTCTCTCATTCCATAGTTACTAGGATCGCTTGCCCCCCTATGTTTTTCGTTCCAGTACGGTCCAGAAATGGGACCAATTGCGATCCAATCGTTTCCTAGATCGCGACCCAAACGCAAAATCGACCGACCCTAATCGCTTGAATTGTCGATTGGATTACACTAAGGATCGCGATTTCAACCTGAATCCGTCGCGCCATCAATTACAGGAACGCCGACCCATCAATTTCAGGAACGTTCGGGcaaaattgaaaattaaaaaaaaaacatcggGCAGTTGAAACGTTGGTTCCAGAATTGGGGAACCAAAAAAAAAGAACGATGATCATGAGGTATGGGGAATCAAAATCAATTAGGCAATTCTATTACTCTATTTCATATTCACGGTATTCTTCTACACCTTCAAACACCGAAACCAATTTCTTTGTTGGAAAAATGGTATTTGGTAAAGATAATCCCGTTCCAGAAAGTGTTGATGTTACCTTGACTGATTCTGATAATGAAGATGGAGTTCTAGGCGTTGCAGAAAATGTTGAAGCTCCTCAAAATGTTCAGGCTTCCAAGGTTGATAAACCCCTGTTGCAGGAAGTGGACATAGTTGGTGTATCAGGGAGTAAAAACGCAGGGGGTTCAAAGAAATGGGTGTGTAAGCACTGCCATCAAATGTTTACCAGCTCTTATACTAGAATTCATGTACACTTTTTTGGTGCTGCAATCAGGAAAGCACCAGAAATCAAAAGGTGTCCTACTATACTCAAGGATCGGGTTAAATATCAAAGCTTGTTAAACAGAGTAAATGCTGCTGAATCAAAAGGTATTTCTAAGTCTTTGAAGAACTCTGTAATTAATAAAAAACAGAGTTCTACTTCTAAATCTAAAAAACCACTTGAAGATTCTTTTGGTATGATGGAAAGAAACACTGTTGATATGAAGATTATGAGAGCATTATGTGCTAATGGCATTCCTTTCAATGTTCTACGTAATCCTCAATTTCAAGAGACGATAACAGCCATAAACAGGGCACCTGCTGGTTATAAGGCTCCTTCATATGATAAAGCGCGAACCGTTTTGCTTGACGAGTGTGTGAGAGATGTGGAAAAGGGGCTGACTTCAGTGAAGGATACATGGTATACACAGGGGGTTTCTATTGTGTCGGATGGTTGGTCCAATGTTAAACATCGACCATTAATCAATGTTATTGCTACCAACAGCCGTGGAGCCATGTTTATGTATGCAGAGGACTTTTCTGGTGTAGAGAAGACAGGAGAAGCAATTGCAAACTTCTTGCTTGAAGCCATAGAAACCGTAGGACCAAGGAATGTTCTACAAGTTGTTACCGACAATGCGGAAAACTGTAAGGCTGCTGGAAAGGAGGTGGAGAAGGTACATAAACAAATTTTTTGGTCTCCTTATTGTGTCCAtactttgaatttaatttttaaagaTCTTGCAATTGATTGTTTTTGGCTAATGGACACATATAGGAAAGGGAAAATAGTTGTTAAGTATTTTCTTAATCACACCCATGCATTGGCTATTTTTAGAGAAAATTCACAATTGGAATTGTTAAAAGTAGCCAAAACAAGATTTGCATCTCATTATATTTTGCTGAAAAGGTTATGGGATTGTAGAGAGTCTCTTTCTACTACAATTGTCCTTAATTCATGGAGAAAATGGCTGAAAAATACTGATACAAACACTAGGCAAAGTGGATTATTAGTTGCTGATACAATTAAAAGTGAAAACTTTTGGGATGATGTGGAAAGTGTCCTTGCTGTTACAAAACCAATATTCTTGATGGTTAAATTTTGTGATGGTGAGGGATCAAAGATGGGAGAAATTTATGAGAAAATGGATAACATGCTAGGAGAGATTAAGGATGTCATGATGAATCATCGTTATGCTGAGTATTACCCTCGATTGGAGAAGATTATACTAGCAAGGTGGGAGAAGATGACAATCCCTTTGCATTGTTTAGGATTTGCATTATCTCCACGATTTTATGATAAAAATTATCTTGAGGAGATGGCACCAGGTGGAGTTCATAGGAAAGCTCCAAATCTTGATAAGGAGGTTATGGTTGGTGTAATGGAATCTTTTAAGAGGATCGCGGAAAGTGGAGAAGAGGA includes these proteins:
- the LOC111876583 gene encoding uncharacterized protein LOC111876583, whose protein sequence is MSCLVGCCASLTCGLCTSAASTITKKSARLGYCGLFGLSLIVSWVLREVGTPLLKQIPWINTSDTLSDEWFQMEAVLRVSLGNCLFFTILALLLIGVKDQNDTRDAWHHGGWIFKILIWALLIILMFFLPNPVISVYGWISKFGAGFFLLVQVIILLDATHSWNDAWVARDEQKWFVALLVVSITCYIAAFAIPGVLFIWFNPSGYDCGLNIFFLVMTMILSLSFGIIALHPAVNGSLLPASVISVYCAYVCYTALSAEPRDYACNGLNKSKAVTTSTLILGMLTTVLSVLYSALRAGSSTTFLSPPSSPRAGERASLLESDELEEGKKGKKDSEPRPVTYSYMFFHLIFASASMYSAMLLSGWSSSESSDLIDVGWTSVWVRIGTEWVTAGLYIWSLLAPLMFPDREFY
- the LOC111876602 gene encoding uncharacterized protein LOC111876602, with the translated sequence MIMRYGESKSIRQFYYSISYSRYSSTPSNTETNFFVGKMVFGKDNPVPESVDVTLTDSDNEDGVLGVAENVEAPQNVQASKVDKPLLQEVDIVGVSGSKNAGGSKKWVCKHCHQMFTSSYTRIHVHFFGAAIRKAPEIKRCPTILKDRVKYQSLLNRVNAAESKGISKSLKNSVINKKQSSTSKSKKPLEDSFGMMERNTVDMKIMRALCANGIPFNVLRNPQFQETITAINRAPAGYKAPSYDKARTVLLDECVRDVEKGLTSVKDTWYTQGVSIVSDGWSNVKHRPLINVIATNSRGAMFMYAEDFSGVEKTGEAIANFLLEAIETVGPRNVLQVVTDNAENCKAAGKEVEKVHKQIFWSPYCVHTLNLIFKDLAIDCFWLMDTYRKGKIVVKYFLNHTHALAIFRENSQLELLKVAKTRFASHYILLKRLWDCRESLSTTIVLNSWRKWLKNTDTNTRQSGLLVADTIKSENFWDDVESVLAVTKPIFLMVKFCDGEGSKMGEIYEKMDNMLGEIKDVMMNHRYAEYYPRLEKIILARWEKMTIPLHCLGFALSPRFYDKNYLEEMAPGGVHRKAPNLDKEVMVGVMESFKRIAESGEEERLLREKFATFHMKKGLYALAAAHMDAVTMDAIDWWSSYGSETPELAVIAKKFLSQPISSSSAERNWSTYSYIHNVKRNRLNSKRVDKLVFIHSNIRLQSRFSKSYTSGPHKKWNVNPESTNLEESSIRLEEMKWENLEDVERVADDGNEKRQRKE